In the genome of Schistocerca piceifrons isolate TAMUIC-IGC-003096 chromosome X, iqSchPice1.1, whole genome shotgun sequence, one region contains:
- the LOC124723056 gene encoding uncharacterized protein LOC124723056: MSSDSKENQLRLGETTQCHCHPEEIPRTTNGSSEDEDVYAIAASEEPDKFAHIEPSPDDKKQSNLAPDFEQNVPLNVSCNKFSPPVENSNVSKITETSLPHDWDETATEQLVDSILLEAVGVPSPVSPLSSNDNDDGL; encoded by the coding sequence ATGTCAAGTGATTCTAAAGAAAACCAGCTCCGTCTAGGGGAGACAACACAGTGCCATTGTCACCCTGAGGAGATTCCTCGTACAACAAATGGTAGTAGTGAAGATGAAGATGTCTATGCCATTGCTGCCTCAGAAGAGCCAGACAAGTTTGCACATATTGAACCCAGCCCAGATGATAAAAAGCAGAGTAATTTAGCACCAGATTTTGAACAAAATGTTCCATTAAATGTCTCCTGTAATAAATTTTCACCCCCAGTGGAAAATTCAAATGTGTCTAAAATCACAGAAACTAGTCTTCCACATGACTGGGATGAAACTGCAACAGAACAGTTAGTTGACAGCATATTATTGGAAGCAGTGGGTGTGCCATCTCCCGTGTCACCGCTGTCAAGCAATGACAATGACGACGGCCTTTGA